A stretch of Coxiella endosymbiont of Amblyomma sculptum DNA encodes these proteins:
- the dapE gene encoding succinyl-diaminopimelate desuccinylase has product MSETLKLLKQLIACPSITPEDAGCQDILIKYLSSSGFQCERLNFSEVSNLWAWHRHNGKRKLPLLVFAGHTDVVPPGDETQWNSPPFTPTEKNGYLYGRGATDMKSGLAAMVVAAQKFVRNYPSYNGTIGFVITSDEEGLAKNGTRRVVEFLQKKNIKIRYCILGEPSSNNILGDSIKIGRRGSLYGRITIFGKQGHIAYPHLAENPIHRCFQAFNALIHTNWDQNDFSTSTSLQFYNIESDSEAPNIIPEKLKAKFNLRFAPSCLPETIQEKFESILNQHLVKYDVQWILASRPFFSGKTKLATITCRVIKETIKCQTKPNLHGGTSDGQFFSSTGCEIVELGPVNKTAHHINENTRIADLDILSTMYFQILKCIFHKPTLDTEDVRNSPMQF; this is encoded by the coding sequence ATGAGTGAAACACTAAAGCTTTTAAAGCAACTGATTGCATGCCCTTCCATCACTCCCGAAGATGCGGGTTGTCAAGACATTTTGATTAAATATCTGAGTTCTTCAGGATTTCAGTGCGAGCGTTTGAACTTTTCAGAAGTCAGCAATCTATGGGCTTGGCATAGACACAATGGAAAGAGAAAACTTCCTCTTCTTGTTTTTGCAGGTCATACTGATGTCGTTCCACCTGGAGACGAAACACAATGGAACTCTCCTCCGTTTACTCCAACTGAAAAAAACGGATATCTCTATGGTCGCGGAGCTACAGATATGAAAAGTGGACTGGCTGCTATGGTCGTTGCAGCCCAAAAATTTGTCAGGAATTATCCTAGTTATAATGGAACTATTGGATTTGTCATTACAAGCGATGAGGAAGGTTTGGCGAAAAACGGAACTCGTAGAGTGGTCGAATTTCTACAAAAAAAGAATATCAAGATACGTTATTGTATCCTTGGGGAGCCTAGCAGCAATAACATTTTGGGCGATTCTATTAAAATCGGACGTCGAGGATCTCTGTACGGTCGAATTACCATATTTGGAAAACAAGGACATATTGCCTATCCTCATCTGGCCGAAAATCCCATCCATCGCTGTTTTCAAGCATTCAACGCTTTAATACACACCAATTGGGATCAGAATGATTTTTCTACGTCTACCTCTTTACAATTCTACAATATTGAATCCGATAGCGAAGCTCCTAATATCATTCCAGAAAAATTGAAAGCTAAATTTAACTTGCGATTCGCTCCCTCTTGTCTTCCAGAAACAATACAGGAAAAATTCGAGTCTATTCTCAATCAACACCTAGTCAAATACGACGTCCAATGGATCCTTGCCAGTCGACCTTTCTTTAGCGGAAAAACCAAATTAGCAACCATCACTTGTCGAGTAATTAAAGAAACCATAAAATGTCAAACCAAACCTAACCTCCATGGAGGAACCTCTGATGGGCAATTTTTTTCCTCTACCGGTTGTGAGATTGTCGAACTAGGTCCTGTCAATAAAACCGCACACCATATCAACGAAAATACCCGTATTGCAGACCTTGATATTCTTTCTACAATGTATTTTCAAATTCTAAAGTGTATATTTCATAAGCCAACGCTTGATACAGAAGATGTGCGAAATTCTCCTATGCAATTTTAA
- a CDS encoding AI-2E family transporter — translation MYNSRNPILQGISNWFIRNFSDPEALALFFTLFFGFLLIKFFGKFLLPVIISAVFSYLFAAPVRWLERWWFPRWLAVTVIYFFLLGLFVLTLFSLLPLMWKQLVGIIVHELPRAITKGQAWMTELMFRYPKLFPINPLFSFGAYLHQQSVRIGQLILSRSLASIPNVIGIILYFVLVPLLVFFFLKDGEIISTWISRFLPERRGLIRIVWYEMDQKIGAYVRGRAIEIVIVSFISVIAFVLLGLQYAFLLGVLLGLSVIVPYIGAVIVAIPIAIIGLVQWGFSAYFAYLVIIYAVIITLDGNILVPFLFSEIMDLHPVTILLSTLIFGGIWGFWGVFFAIPLATLTKSVLSAWPQTSRRRALEGG, via the coding sequence GTGTACAACAGTAGAAATCCTATCTTACAAGGAATTTCTAATTGGTTTATCCGTAATTTTTCGGATCCTGAAGCGTTGGCGTTGTTTTTTACTTTGTTTTTCGGATTTCTTCTGATTAAGTTTTTCGGAAAGTTTTTGTTACCGGTGATAATAAGCGCGGTGTTTTCTTACCTCTTCGCTGCGCCAGTACGATGGTTAGAACGATGGTGGTTTCCAAGATGGCTTGCGGTTACTGTAATTTATTTCTTTCTTTTAGGTCTTTTTGTACTGACCCTATTTAGTTTACTTCCACTAATGTGGAAGCAGTTAGTAGGAATTATAGTGCACGAGCTCCCTAGAGCTATTACCAAAGGGCAAGCATGGATGACTGAACTCATGTTTCGTTATCCGAAACTATTTCCTATCAATCCGCTTTTCAGTTTTGGTGCTTATTTGCATCAGCAATCAGTTCGAATTGGACAATTGATTTTGTCCCGTTCTTTGGCTTCAATTCCTAATGTTATTGGGATAATTCTTTATTTTGTATTAGTGCCTTTACTTGTATTTTTCTTTCTAAAGGATGGAGAAATCATTAGTACCTGGATTAGCCGTTTTTTACCGGAGCGTCGAGGACTTATTCGAATTGTTTGGTATGAGATGGATCAAAAAATTGGTGCTTATGTTCGTGGAAGAGCAATTGAAATAGTGATTGTCAGTTTTATCTCAGTTATCGCTTTTGTACTATTAGGGTTGCAATACGCTTTTTTATTGGGTGTTTTACTGGGATTGTCTGTAATTGTACCTTATATCGGTGCGGTAATTGTTGCGATTCCCATTGCTATAATTGGACTCGTACAGTGGGGCTTTTCTGCGTATTTTGCGTACTTGGTGATTATCTACGCTGTAATTATTACTTTAGACGGAAATATATTGGTCCCGTTTCTATTTTCAGAGATTATGGACTTGCATCCTGTGACAATTCTTTTGTCGACTTTGATTTTTGGAGGTATTTGGGGATTTTGGGGTGTTTTCTTTGCTATTCCTTTAGCTACGTTAACAAAATCAGTTCTGAGCGCATGGCCACAAACTTCTAGAAGGAGAGCCCTAGAAGGAGGGTAG
- a CDS encoding riboflavin synthase, with amino-acid sequence MIDHCGRIRSIEMMPKQAVVCVETEFSDLQIGESIAMDGICVTVVGGAEEGRFFCELSSETLERTSANFYRLGNRVNLERALRLMDRMGGHIVTGHIDQTAVTEIPETKKQNRFSQVTFKGFSKEVRSYLIKKGSISINGVSLTINDVMKDAFSVMLIPHTLERTNLKDLVVGDTVNIEFDLIAKIIAQATREKISNEQSVRQY; translated from the coding sequence ATGATTGACCATTGTGGCAGGATACGATCTATTGAGATGATGCCAAAACAGGCGGTGGTTTGTGTTGAGACAGAATTTTCTGATTTACAGATTGGAGAAAGTATCGCGATGGATGGGATTTGTGTGACAGTTGTAGGGGGAGCGGAGGAGGGAAGATTCTTCTGCGAACTCTCTTCAGAAACGTTAGAGCGTACTTCTGCAAATTTCTATCGGTTGGGAAATCGAGTGAATTTGGAGCGCGCTTTGCGACTAATGGATCGAATGGGGGGGCATATAGTTACAGGTCATATCGATCAAACTGCTGTTACAGAAATTCCAGAAACTAAAAAGCAGAATAGGTTTTCTCAGGTAACTTTCAAAGGCTTTTCAAAAGAAGTTCGGTCTTATTTGATCAAAAAGGGTAGTATATCGATAAATGGAGTGAGTTTGACGATTAATGATGTAATGAAAGATGCGTTTTCAGTGATGTTGATTCCTCACACTTTAGAGAGAACAAATTTGAAAGATCTAGTAGTAGGAGATACGGTAAATATTGAATTTGATCTGATCGCAAAAATCATTGCTCAAGCAACTCGGGAGAAGATTTCCAATGAACAGAGCGTTCGACAGTATTAA
- a CDS encoding YbaB/EbfC family nucleoid-associated protein: MIDGTFNLDKLMKSTKKIQEIMQKAQKELSKIEVTGESGAGMVKVTLTAQHEIVSFILSDELFAEKKEVIEALIRAAFNDANRKITKITQEKIISSGKLFGNEEDKN, encoded by the coding sequence ATGATTGATGGCACATTTAATTTAGACAAATTAATGAAGAGTACGAAAAAAATCCAAGAGATAATGCAAAAAGCTCAGAAGGAATTGTCAAAAATTGAGGTTACCGGTGAATCCGGGGCGGGCATGGTGAAAGTCACTCTCACCGCTCAACATGAAATTGTTAGTTTTATACTTTCTGATGAACTTTTCGCAGAAAAAAAAGAAGTTATTGAAGCTCTCATAAGAGCTGCTTTCAACGACGCAAATAGAAAAATAACGAAAATCACTCAAGAAAAAATAATTTCCTCAGGAAAGTTGTTTGGTAACGAAGAAGACAAAAATTGA
- the dapD gene encoding 2,3,4,5-tetrahydropyridine-2,6-dicarboxylate N-succinyltransferase encodes MSNCLKSLIEEAYRNKNSFSSDSIPKKIREGIHQTIELLDRGEIRVSEKHHGRWITNEWIKMAILLYFKTEPYKIFKAGYASFYDKIPLKNYCQAEFNKKEIRIVPHAIVRKGAYLAQNTVLMPSYVNIGAYINSGTLIDTWSTIGSCAQIGKNVHISGGVGIGGVLEPLQTHPTIIEDNCFIGARSEIAEGIVIEKGAVVSMGVFLGKSTPIYNRLTGETTYGRIPTNSVVISGSLPSSTKEYNRYSAIIIKKVDQNTRDKISLNEFLREEKYHDVKTIRA; translated from the coding sequence ATGAGTAATTGTCTTAAATCTCTTATCGAAGAGGCCTATCGCAACAAGAATTCATTTTCCAGCGATAGTATTCCGAAAAAAATTCGCGAAGGCATACACCAAACTATTGAACTTCTTGATCGAGGGGAAATTCGTGTTTCGGAAAAACACCATGGACGTTGGATAACTAACGAATGGATCAAAATGGCTATTTTGCTTTATTTTAAAACCGAACCTTACAAAATTTTCAAAGCAGGCTACGCTTCTTTTTACGATAAGATTCCTCTAAAAAATTATTGCCAAGCTGAATTCAATAAAAAAGAAATTCGCATCGTTCCGCATGCGATTGTACGAAAAGGTGCCTATTTAGCTCAAAATACCGTACTTATGCCAAGTTATGTTAATATCGGTGCTTACATCAATTCAGGCACTTTAATCGACACCTGGTCAACAATAGGTTCTTGCGCTCAAATAGGTAAAAATGTACATATCTCTGGTGGTGTAGGCATTGGGGGGGTTCTTGAACCCCTACAAACGCATCCCACCATTATCGAAGATAATTGCTTTATCGGTGCTCGTTCAGAAATCGCAGAAGGAATTGTAATTGAAAAAGGCGCAGTTGTTTCTATGGGTGTTTTTCTCGGCAAGAGCACTCCAATTTACAATCGACTCACCGGAGAAACTACCTACGGGCGTATTCCTACCAATTCTGTAGTGATCTCTGGAAGTCTTCCTTCTTCTACAAAAGAATACAATCGCTACAGTGCCATCATAATTAAAAAAGTAGACCAAAACACTCGGGATAAAATTTCTTTAAATGAATTCTTACGCGAAGAAAAATACCACGATGTTAAGACAATACGCGCATGA
- a CDS encoding type III PLP-dependent enzyme, with product MTLQTIASIVEERPVQPVFAFRPYALEKAIDFFRTKFKGRVLYAVKTNPEQHVVQLVHNCGITAFDVASHEEMHTVREFVPSAELYFMHPVKSPYAVFEAYFNYSVRHFSLDCLDELNKILRCTKNAKDLCLHLRLAIPNTFSEFNLSEKFGIDLYEAPKLLQIIRKVAYKLGVTFHVGSQCMHPNAYRIAIRMANKVISESGVEIEYFNVGGGFPSIYPGMIPPALHIYFEAIYAEFSKIVYEKPHIELLCEPGRSLVAESTSVVVNVELRKGGTLYINDGTYGSLFDAGIPHFIFPVHLLSANRPTDRNLLPFSFYGPTCDSLDHMKGPFYLPNDVKEGDYIEIGQMGAYGRTLSTTFNGFKQKEGVVMVSDEPLMTMYSDDCITQEPLEVIAA from the coding sequence ATGACACTTCAAACCATTGCTTCTATAGTCGAAGAAAGGCCGGTACAACCTGTGTTTGCCTTTAGACCTTATGCTCTGGAGAAAGCAATCGATTTTTTTCGCACAAAATTCAAGGGGCGTGTTTTATACGCAGTAAAAACAAATCCAGAGCAGCATGTCGTTCAATTGGTGCACAATTGTGGTATAACCGCGTTTGATGTAGCCTCTCATGAAGAAATGCATACTGTCAGAGAATTTGTACCGTCAGCAGAGCTCTATTTTATGCATCCTGTAAAATCGCCTTATGCAGTTTTTGAAGCTTACTTTAATTACAGTGTGCGTCATTTCTCTCTTGATTGCTTGGATGAATTGAATAAAATTTTGCGTTGTACAAAAAATGCCAAAGATCTCTGTTTACATTTACGGCTTGCCATTCCAAATACGTTCTCCGAATTTAATTTGTCGGAAAAGTTTGGTATTGACCTGTATGAAGCTCCTAAATTGTTGCAAATAATACGAAAGGTAGCTTATAAATTGGGTGTTACATTCCATGTAGGATCACAATGTATGCATCCCAATGCTTATCGTATTGCGATTCGTATGGCCAATAAAGTAATTAGCGAGTCTGGTGTAGAAATCGAATATTTTAATGTAGGTGGGGGGTTTCCTTCTATTTATCCAGGTATGATTCCTCCAGCACTGCACATCTATTTCGAGGCGATTTACGCCGAATTCTCAAAAATAGTTTATGAGAAACCTCATATAGAATTACTTTGCGAACCGGGCCGTTCGCTAGTAGCAGAAAGTACTTCTGTAGTAGTAAATGTCGAATTGCGAAAGGGTGGAACCTTGTACATCAACGACGGTACTTACGGGAGTCTTTTTGACGCTGGAATTCCTCACTTTATTTTTCCTGTGCATTTACTGAGTGCAAATCGCCCTACAGACAGAAATCTCTTGCCTTTTAGTTTTTACGGTCCTACTTGTGATTCTCTCGATCACATGAAAGGGCCATTCTATCTTCCTAACGACGTTAAAGAAGGCGATTATATTGAGATCGGGCAGATGGGCGCTTACGGTCGAACTTTATCAACCACTTTCAATGGTTTTAAACAAAAAGAAGGCGTTGTTATGGTTTCAGATGAACCTCTCATGACAATGTATTCTGACGACTGTATCACACAAGAGCCTTTGGAAGTGATTGCCGCTTAA
- a CDS encoding 1,9-bis(guanidino)-5-aza-nonane synthase produces the protein MSLKKKFLQKKIEHIDITRFDARPIVDAMSCMSFTSRALARATKIFNRMLRDKKCSIILTIAGSTSAGGCMKLYADLIRYNMVDIVVATGASIVDMDFFEALGFRHYQGTPEAEDRKLRDLYIDRIYDTYIDEEDLQRCDNVIFGIANTLKPRPYSSREFIKVMGAFLQKKDEKKEDSLVRLAYEHDVPIFCPAFTDSSAGFGLVLHQVRNPDRHLTIDSVRDFRELMEAKIRAGTTGLLMIGGGVPKNFVQDVIICAEVIGKSVDVHKYAIQITVADVRDGACSSSTLKEAYSWGKVDTAYEQMVYAEATSVLPLLVSDAYHRGFWKDRLRRHCAQLFIEESKS, from the coding sequence TTGTCTTTGAAGAAAAAATTCTTACAAAAAAAAATCGAACACATTGATATCACTCGCTTTGACGCACGACCAATCGTTGATGCTATGAGTTGTATGTCTTTTACTTCCCGTGCACTCGCAAGAGCAACGAAGATCTTTAATCGCATGCTTCGAGACAAAAAGTGTAGCATTATTTTGACTATTGCTGGATCAACTTCAGCTGGAGGCTGTATGAAATTATACGCTGATTTGATCAGATATAACATGGTGGATATCGTTGTAGCGACTGGTGCTAGCATTGTAGACATGGATTTTTTTGAAGCTCTGGGTTTTCGTCACTATCAAGGAACTCCGGAAGCGGAGGATCGGAAATTGCGTGACCTATATATTGATCGAATTTATGATACTTATATAGATGAAGAAGATTTGCAACGATGCGATAATGTGATTTTTGGAATTGCCAACACTCTTAAGCCGAGACCTTACAGCTCGCGAGAATTTATAAAAGTTATGGGAGCCTTTTTACAAAAAAAAGATGAGAAAAAAGAAGATTCATTAGTTCGCTTGGCATACGAACACGATGTGCCTATTTTCTGTCCTGCTTTTACCGATTCTTCAGCAGGGTTTGGTTTGGTTCTGCATCAAGTAAGAAACCCTGATAGACATCTGACCATTGATTCTGTTCGCGATTTCCGTGAACTAATGGAAGCTAAAATTCGAGCGGGGACAACTGGATTGCTAATGATTGGAGGTGGAGTACCAAAAAATTTTGTTCAAGATGTAATAATTTGCGCAGAAGTTATTGGAAAATCGGTGGATGTACACAAATACGCTATTCAAATAACCGTAGCGGATGTTCGTGATGGAGCGTGTTCCAGTTCGACACTGAAAGAAGCTTATTCATGGGGAAAAGTGGATACTGCTTACGAACAAATGGTCTATGCGGAAGCCACCTCTGTATTGCCGTTATTGGTTAGCGACGCGTATCATCGAGGTTTTTGGAAAGACCGGCTGCGCAGACATTGTGCTCAGCTGTTTATCGAGGAATCGAAATCATGA
- the dnaX gene encoding DNA polymerase III subunit gamma/tau, whose translation MSYQILARKWRPKRFREIIGQIFVVRALVNALNQKHLHHAYLFTGPSGVGKTTLGRLLAKCLNCEKEISANPCNVCDNCKEINSGRFLDLFEVDAASRTKVEDIRELLDSVQYTPTKGRFKVYLIDEVHMLSGHSFNALLKTLEEPPNHVKFILATTDYRKLPITVLSRCLQFHLIRLLPEQMTVHCQKILQKENIEFEKSALDLLVRAANGNVRDALSLLDQSITYGNGKIFTKDVKNMLGIIESNPLFDILEALAWKQGNVLLQQINTLAQKGIDFSNALVELLALLHQIAIIQVVPDVHVEHNHKRLRQLANLLHCEDVQLFYQIALLGQRDLPFSPNSQIGFEMTLLRMLAFYPESSKHLRKSKHNDPKDYLNYQKKQNQPPNLEEKREITTEEILSPSEGGRTKILNNQ comes from the coding sequence ATGTCTTACCAAATATTAGCGCGGAAATGGCGTCCTAAACGTTTTCGAGAAATAATTGGACAAATATTTGTTGTTCGAGCTTTGGTCAATGCTCTAAATCAAAAACACCTCCACCACGCCTATTTGTTTACAGGACCTAGTGGTGTAGGCAAAACGACTTTAGGACGTCTACTCGCAAAATGTCTTAATTGTGAGAAAGAAATCAGTGCTAATCCCTGCAACGTCTGTGATAACTGTAAAGAAATCAATTCGGGGCGATTTCTTGATCTTTTTGAAGTGGATGCAGCTTCACGAACTAAAGTAGAAGATATAAGAGAATTACTTGATAGTGTTCAATATACACCAACAAAAGGACGATTTAAAGTCTACTTGATTGACGAAGTGCATATGCTTTCTGGACACAGTTTTAACGCTCTACTAAAAACTCTGGAAGAGCCTCCCAATCATGTGAAATTTATTCTCGCTACTACTGATTATCGAAAATTACCAATAACCGTATTGTCGAGATGCTTACAATTTCATCTTATTCGTCTTTTACCGGAGCAAATGACTGTTCATTGTCAAAAGATTCTACAGAAAGAAAATATAGAGTTTGAAAAATCCGCACTTGATTTGTTAGTACGCGCTGCTAACGGAAATGTTCGAGATGCTCTCAGTCTTTTAGATCAAAGTATAACTTACGGAAACGGTAAAATTTTTACCAAAGATGTTAAAAACATGCTGGGAATTATTGAATCCAATCCGTTATTTGACATTCTTGAAGCTTTAGCGTGGAAACAAGGAAATGTTCTGTTACAACAGATCAATACACTTGCCCAAAAAGGTATTGATTTCTCAAATGCTTTAGTTGAATTATTAGCATTGCTTCATCAAATTGCTATTATTCAAGTAGTCCCCGACGTTCATGTTGAACACAACCATAAACGACTGCGTCAATTGGCGAATCTTCTCCATTGCGAAGACGTACAACTTTTTTATCAAATTGCGTTGTTAGGACAACGAGATTTGCCTTTTTCACCAAATTCACAAATAGGATTTGAGATGACGCTGTTACGGATGCTTGCCTTTTATCCGGAATCGTCAAAACATCTTCGGAAATCAAAACACAACGATCCGAAAGACTACCTGAACTATCAAAAGAAACAGAACCAACCCCCAAATTTAGAGGAAAAACGGGAAATTACAACAGAGGAAATCCTATCTCCTTCGGAAGGAGGTAGAACAAAAATTTTGAATAATCAATAA
- the ribH gene encoding 6,7-dimethyl-8-ribityllumazine synthase: MINLPRLAIVASKFNQSITEKLLFGAFVRLTELGFEEHYIKKIWVPGVVEIPLMAKQLAKTGWYDVVVCFGVVIRGETDHYRYVCQQVSFGCQRVALEYEIPVVFGILTTHNQEQALARTGGRKGNKGVEMVDAAMMMVESIRQAKIR, from the coding sequence ATGATAAACCTACCTAGATTAGCTATCGTGGCCAGTAAATTCAACCAATCAATAACGGAGAAATTATTGTTTGGGGCTTTTGTTCGTCTAACGGAATTGGGTTTCGAAGAGCATTATATCAAGAAAATTTGGGTACCAGGAGTTGTAGAAATCCCATTAATGGCGAAACAACTGGCAAAGACTGGTTGGTACGATGTCGTTGTATGTTTTGGGGTAGTGATTCGAGGGGAAACCGATCACTATCGTTACGTTTGTCAACAAGTAAGTTTTGGGTGCCAACGCGTAGCTTTAGAATACGAAATTCCTGTTGTTTTTGGTATTTTGACTACTCATAATCAAGAACAAGCTCTTGCTAGAACAGGAGGAAGAAAAGGTAATAAAGGAGTTGAAATGGTAGACGCGGCAATGATGATGGTAGAAAGTATAAGACAGGCTAAAATCAGATAG
- the recR gene encoding recombination mediator RecR, with the protein MFSPLIQKLIMALQYLPGVGPKSAQRIAFHLLTKSANTKGLALAQSLQSAISQVRECQLCQIYTEQHLCDICCDPKRNSALLCVVEGPSDVVAIEQTRVYSGRYFVLQGRLSPLDGIGPQEIKIPILLDRLREESITELIIATNATVEGKATAHYIVNHTDRAKIRCSRIAHGIPIGGELEYLDGGTLSHAFRSRVPIENLEFNKG; encoded by the coding sequence ATGTTCAGTCCACTAATACAAAAGCTGATAATGGCGCTTCAATATTTACCCGGAGTGGGTCCGAAATCTGCGCAACGGATAGCTTTTCATCTTCTTACAAAATCCGCTAATACTAAGGGATTAGCGTTAGCCCAATCTCTGCAATCTGCCATCAGCCAAGTACGAGAATGCCAACTATGTCAAATCTATACTGAACAACATTTATGTGATATTTGTTGCGATCCAAAGCGAAATTCTGCGCTTTTATGTGTTGTAGAAGGCCCATCCGATGTAGTTGCTATAGAACAGACCCGAGTTTATTCGGGTCGTTATTTTGTATTACAAGGACGATTATCTCCTTTGGATGGAATAGGACCTCAAGAAATTAAAATCCCTATTTTACTTGATCGCTTAAGAGAAGAATCTATTACAGAACTTATTATTGCCACTAATGCGACTGTAGAAGGAAAGGCTACAGCACATTATATTGTAAATCATACAGATCGAGCCAAAATAAGATGCTCACGTATCGCGCACGGAATTCCGATTGGAGGAGAGCTAGAATATCTTGACGGCGGTACTTTAAGTCACGCTTTTCGTTCCAGAGTGCCTATCGAAAATTTAGAATTTAATAAGGGGTAA
- the ribB gene encoding 3,4-dihydroxy-2-butanone-4-phosphate synthase — MNRAFDSIKTALKTLREGGMIILVDDKSRENEGDLVVSATHITSDQVNFMAQYGRGLICLPMVSSDFERLDIPMMASRNQSRYQTPFGVSIEGAYGVTTGISAQDRARTIRIAVDEKSGPNDIVMPGHIFPLKAKDGGVLARPGHTEGSIDLCRLANLKPAAVLCEILNEDGGMARLPDLQRFSEHYQIPLVSIHDLITYRINYEVLIEEISASTLPLKNKGKYTIKVFRSRIDRLEHVALISQKNTVDGLCLVRIHSECLTGDVFGSSRCDCGWQLTAALDEISSRGGILLYLRQEGRGIGLGNKIKAYALQEQGLDTVEANDHLGFEADLRDYGLAAQILRILGVHKICLLTNNPKKVTDLNRYGIEVSKRMALETVPTCDNISYLKTKREKLGHLLNLTVEAINDKPT; from the coding sequence ATGAACAGAGCGTTCGACAGTATTAAAACAGCTTTAAAGACTTTGCGTGAAGGAGGTATGATTATCCTGGTCGATGACAAGTCGCGTGAAAACGAAGGCGATTTGGTCGTCTCCGCTACACACATTACATCCGATCAAGTGAATTTTATGGCCCAATATGGGAGGGGTTTGATTTGTTTGCCAATGGTATCTAGCGATTTTGAACGACTAGACATACCTATGATGGCAAGTCGCAATCAATCCCGTTATCAAACTCCTTTTGGAGTATCTATTGAGGGAGCTTATGGAGTGACAACGGGGATCTCAGCTCAAGATCGAGCGCGTACAATTCGTATTGCTGTTGACGAGAAAAGCGGCCCTAACGATATTGTAATGCCCGGACATATTTTTCCATTGAAGGCAAAAGATGGAGGGGTGTTGGCTCGCCCTGGACACACCGAAGGAAGCATCGATTTGTGTCGTTTAGCAAATTTAAAGCCGGCTGCTGTTTTGTGTGAAATTTTGAACGAAGATGGTGGTATGGCACGGTTGCCGGATTTACAACGATTTTCTGAGCATTATCAGATTCCACTTGTTAGTATTCATGATTTGATTACATATCGTATTAATTACGAAGTTTTAATTGAAGAGATTTCCGCCTCAACTCTTCCTCTTAAAAATAAGGGTAAATACACAATTAAGGTATTTCGTAGTAGAATTGACCGCTTAGAACACGTAGCTTTAATTAGCCAAAAAAATACAGTGGACGGTCTTTGTTTGGTACGAATCCATTCAGAATGCTTGACCGGTGATGTGTTTGGTTCTTCTCGTTGTGATTGTGGTTGGCAATTGACTGCTGCTTTGGACGAGATTTCTTCCCGAGGGGGTATTCTGCTTTACTTGCGTCAAGAAGGACGTGGTATCGGTTTGGGAAATAAGATAAAGGCCTACGCTCTACAAGAACAAGGGTTAGATACGGTAGAAGCAAACGATCATCTCGGTTTTGAGGCGGATTTACGGGATTACGGATTAGCAGCACAGATATTACGAATTTTAGGAGTGCACAAAATTTGCCTGCTGACTAATAATCCTAAAAAAGTCACGGATTTAAATCGTTATGGTATTGAAGTCTCTAAGCGAATGGCTTTGGAAACGGTACCGACATGCGATAATATTAGTTACTTAAAAACCAAAAGAGAAAAATTGGGTCATTTGCTAAACCTAACTGTAGAAGCGATTAATGATAAACCTACCTAG